One region of Carya illinoinensis cultivar Pawnee chromosome 8, C.illinoinensisPawnee_v1, whole genome shotgun sequence genomic DNA includes:
- the LOC122319426 gene encoding UDP-N-acetylglucosamine transporter UGNT1-like, with amino-acid sequence MSLKASSSSNNLILPVSDPPRDEERGKLLKGDEKLFQGSAMTKRGAYAAISYMSCAVLLILFNKAALSSYSFPSANVITLFQMICSCCFLYAMRRLKIISFTVGESLTVSDNSTTFVPLKTLRHTLPLAGAYLLYMLATMESVRGVNVPMYTTLRRTTVVFTMVVEYILAGQKYTSSIVGSVGLIVLGAFIAGARDLSFDGYGYAVVFLSNITTAIYLATIARVGKSSGLNSFGLMWCNGIICGPVLLFWTFVRGDLKMTISFPYLFSPGFLAVLLCSCILAFFLNYSIFLNTTLNSALTQTICGNLKDLFTIGFGWILFGGLPFDFLNVIGQLLGFIGSGLYAYYKLVGK; translated from the exons ATGTCTTTGAAGGCTTCGAGTTCGTCGAATAATCTGATACTGCCAGTGTCGGATCCTCCACGCGACGAAGAGAGAGGCAAACTTCTCAAAGGCGATGAGAAGCTCTTCCAAGGGTCTGCCATGACCAAACGAGGAGCCTATGCTGCAATCTCTTACATGTCTTGCGCAG TGCTCTTGATATTGTTCAACAAAGCAGCTCTTTCATCCTATAGCTTCCCAAGTGCAAATGTCATCACACTTTTTCAG ATGATATGTTCATGTTGTTTTCTCTATGCAATGAGACGCTTGAAGATAATTTCTTTCACAGTAGGTGAATCTTTGACCGTGTCTGACAATTCAACAACATTTGTACCATTGAAGACGTTAAGGCACACCTTACCTCTTGCAGGAGCCTATTTGCTTTACATG CTGGCCACTATGGAGTCTGTCCGTGGAGTAAATGTTCCCATGTACACTACCCTCAGGCGGACTACTGTGGTATTTACCATGGTTGTGGAATATATTCTGGCAGGGCAGAAGTACACATCTTCTATTGTTGGAAG TGTTGGATTGATCGTTCTTGGTGCATTTATTGCGGGAGCTCGGGACCTCTCTTTTGATGGATATGGCTATGCTGTTGTTTTCTTATCCAACATCACCACAGCAATATATCTGGCAACCATAGCTCGTGTTG gGAAATCCAGTGGTCTGAATAGCTTTGGCCTTATGTGGTGCAATG GAATAATATGTGGACCAGTTCTGCTGTTTTGGACATTCGTTCGGGGTGACTTGAAGATGACAATTAGTTTCCCTTACTTGTTCTCACCTGGTTTTTTG GCTGTGTTACTTTGTTCATGTATATTGGCTTTCTTCTTGAACTACAGTATATTTCTGAACACGACTCTCAATTCAGCACTGACACAGACAATTTGTGGAAATTTGAAG GATCTTTTTACCATTGGGTTTGGCTGGATACTTTTTGGCGGGCTTCCATTTGATTTT CTGAATGTTATTGGGCAACTTCTCGGTTTTATTGGCTCTGGTCTGTATGCTTACTATAAGCTCGTGGGGAAATAA
- the LOC122318332 gene encoding uncharacterized protein LOC122318332, whose amino-acid sequence MVDSIPIIHEDDLAPSVSVERHRRSLALCISSLLIVDGLCRKGSLYRKLPMEPLKLSVLKLDGSCFDIEVEKTATVAELKQAVEAVFDHMPQKGPWKISWSHLWGHFCLCYNGQKLVTETDSIRNYGIKDGDKLKFVRHIAISYNLRKRRAKKRVVGSKKKLSTMQANSCEEGETNDEKDSDCGDIEKGEVLHYNKKDRRLIQYRKSRMAGLLGGWYLNARLSTIRRRKIVGLACPAGIATGLVGGFRKIIWFCRRKPYSGRIHGERIDASA is encoded by the exons ATGGTTGATAGTATTCCGATCATTCACGAGGACGATCTTGCCCCTAGTGTTTCGGTGGAGAGGCATCGGCGCTCTCTCGCTTTGTGCATCTCTTCCTTGTTGATCGTCGATGGGCTTTGTCGCAAGGGTTCTCTCTATAGGAAGCTTCCCATGGAGCCCCTCAAGCTCTCTGTGCTCAAATTGGACGGCTCTTGCTTcg ATATTGAAGTTGAAAAGACAGCCACTGTTGCTGAACTCAAGCAGGCTGTGGAGGCAGTCTTCGATCACATGCCACAGAAGGGACCGTGGAAAATTTCATG GTCGCATCTCTGGGGACATTTCTGCTTGTGCTATAATGGTCAAAAGCTAGTCACAGAAACTGACTCTATCAGAAATTACGGCATCAAGGATGGTGATAAG CTTAAGTTTGTTCGGCATATTGCAATCAGCTACAACCTGAGGAAGAGGCGAGCAAAGAAACGGGTTGTTGGCTCTAAGAAAAAGTT GTCAACAATGCAAGCAAATAGCTGTGAAGAGGGGGAAACGAATGATGAGAAAGATAGTGATTGCGGTGATATCGAGAAGGGTGAGGTCCTGCATTACAATAAAAAGGATCGGCGTTTGATTCAATACCGCAAGTCCAGGATGGCTGGCCTACTGGGAGGGTGGTACTTGAACGCCAGGCTTTCAACTATTAGGAGGAGGAAGATTGTGGGCTTGGCTTGTCCTGCAGGAATTGCCACTGGTTTGGTGGGTGGTTTTAGAAAGATCATATGGTTTTGCAGGAGAAAACCCTATTCTGGGAGGATACATGGGGAAAGGATTGATGCTTCTGCTTGA